The Agromyces mangrovi genome contains a region encoding:
- a CDS encoding ABC transporter ATP-binding protein, with amino-acid sequence MTLELIGVSKAFGTAPVLRDVSFTLARGERMAIVGASGSGKSTLLRIIAGFVRPDDGEVRLDGGSLVGRAGMIAPHRRGIGYVAQDGALFPHLTVRQNIAFGLPRRAARNGRVHELAELTSLAPPLLDRYPHQLSGGQQQRVALARALAPSPRVILLDEPFSALDTGLRAATREAMVRALDRSDVTTILVTHDQEESLQFGHQLAVLAAGRLEQAGHPSAVFDAPRTAAVAEFLGAALLLPATADSGCARCALGALAVRHDLSGGASRVRAMIRPSQVRVEVGEGPATGVVESVERRGGDVDLRVRIDGATPVVLHHRLPFYEAGRFPVGGTVQVRVDGGVVLYPDDDRAPTGTSGS; translated from the coding sequence ATGACCCTGGAACTCATCGGCGTCTCGAAGGCCTTCGGCACGGCCCCCGTGCTCCGCGACGTGAGCTTCACCCTCGCGCGCGGCGAGCGCATGGCCATCGTCGGCGCATCCGGCAGCGGGAAGAGCACCTTGCTGCGCATCATCGCGGGGTTCGTGCGACCCGATGACGGCGAAGTGCGACTCGACGGCGGATCGCTCGTCGGCCGTGCGGGGATGATCGCCCCGCACCGGCGGGGCATCGGATACGTCGCGCAGGACGGCGCGCTGTTCCCACACCTCACCGTGCGCCAGAACATCGCGTTCGGCCTCCCGCGGCGAGCCGCCCGGAACGGTCGGGTGCACGAGCTCGCCGAGCTGACGTCGCTCGCTCCTCCGCTGCTCGACCGCTATCCGCACCAGCTCTCCGGCGGCCAGCAGCAGCGCGTCGCGCTCGCCCGGGCGCTCGCGCCGAGCCCGCGCGTCATCCTGCTGGACGAGCCGTTCTCGGCACTCGACACCGGGCTTCGTGCGGCGACGCGCGAGGCAATGGTCCGCGCGCTCGACCGGAGCGACGTGACGACGATCCTCGTGACGCACGATCAGGAGGAGTCGTTGCAGTTCGGTCATCAGCTCGCAGTGCTCGCGGCCGGTCGGCTCGAGCAGGCGGGGCATCCGTCCGCCGTCTTCGACGCGCCGCGCACCGCGGCCGTCGCCGAGTTCCTCGGAGCCGCGCTCCTGCTGCCCGCGACCGCCGACTCCGGGTGCGCGCGCTGCGCACTCGGCGCGCTCGCCGTGCGCCACGACCTGAGCGGCGGCGCCTCCCGGGTGCGCGCCATGATCCGGCCGTCGCAGGTGCGCGTCGAGGTCGGCGAGGGGCCCGCGACCGGAGTCGTCGAGTCGGTGGAGCGCCGCGGCGGCGATGTCGACCTGCGGGTGCGGATCGACGGCGCGACTCCCGTCGTCCTGCACCACCGACTCCCCTTCTACGAGGCCGGCCGCTTCCCGGTCGGCGGCACCGTGCAGGTGCGCGTCGACGGCGGCGTCGTGCTCTACCCCGACGACGATCGGGCGCCGACGGGCACGTCCGGGTCCTGA
- a CDS encoding iron ABC transporter substrate-binding protein, which produces MRKNAIRAALVPGLLASLLLTGCAAGGGAGEAVPEDALVIYNAQHEQLTEEWTAAFTEETGIEVVLRHGGDSELSNQLVAEGDASSADVFLTENSPAMSLVEEAGLFAPVEPGTLELVPEEYRPESGAWTGIAARSTVLVYNPSLIAEDELPQSLMDLEDPEWEGLWGAGPSGADFHAIVAAILATQGEDATRDWLAGMERNAIVYANNVATMKAVNAGEVPMGVIYHYYWYRDQAKTAENSGNTELHYFGGEDPGAFVSISGGGVLAAGSHPEEAQVFLAWLAGEAGQTILGEGYSYEYPVASGIPARSPLPALDSLDAPAVDPSVLSAQDVVDLMTEAGLL; this is translated from the coding sequence ATGCGCAAGAACGCGATTCGTGCTGCCCTCGTACCCGGGCTGCTGGCCTCCCTCCTCTTGACCGGGTGCGCCGCGGGCGGCGGCGCGGGCGAGGCCGTGCCCGAGGACGCGCTCGTCATCTACAACGCGCAGCACGAACAGCTCACCGAGGAGTGGACCGCCGCGTTCACCGAGGAGACCGGCATCGAGGTCGTGCTGCGCCACGGCGGCGACAGCGAGCTGTCGAACCAGCTCGTCGCCGAGGGCGACGCATCGAGCGCCGACGTCTTCCTCACCGAGAACTCGCCCGCCATGTCGCTGGTCGAGGAGGCCGGGCTCTTCGCGCCCGTCGAACCGGGGACGCTCGAGCTCGTGCCGGAGGAGTACCGGCCGGAGTCGGGCGCGTGGACGGGCATCGCGGCTCGCTCGACCGTGCTGGTGTACAACCCGTCCCTCATCGCCGAGGACGAGCTGCCGCAGTCGCTGATGGACCTGGAGGACCCGGAGTGGGAAGGCCTCTGGGGTGCCGGACCGAGCGGTGCGGACTTCCACGCCATCGTGGCGGCGATCCTCGCGACCCAGGGAGAGGACGCCACGCGCGACTGGCTCGCGGGCATGGAGCGCAACGCGATCGTGTACGCCAACAACGTCGCCACGATGAAGGCGGTGAACGCCGGCGAGGTGCCGATGGGCGTCATCTACCACTACTACTGGTACCGCGACCAGGCGAAGACGGCCGAGAACAGCGGCAACACCGAGCTGCACTACTTCGGCGGCGAGGACCCGGGCGCGTTCGTCAGCATCTCCGGCGGCGGGGTGCTCGCCGCGGGCTCGCACCCGGAGGAGGCGCAGGTCTTCCTCGCGTGGCTCGCGGGCGAGGCGGGCCAGACGATCCTCGGCGAGGGGTACAGCTACGAGTACCCGGTCGCCTCGGGCATCCCCGCCCGATCCCCGCTGCCGGCGCTCGACTCCCTCGACGCCCCCGCCGTCGACCCGTCCGTGCTGAGCGCACAGGACGTCGTCGACCTGATGACCGAGGCCGGCCTGCTCTGA
- a CDS encoding PP2C family protein-serine/threonine phosphatase, protein MRELTPGDDGTAMAGTTVSGVALVDAGEGSGVNWMAFNVGDSRVYSWNGRTLEQVTVDHSAVQELVDSGLILPDEAEVHPDRNVITRAIGAHDTVEIDAWLIPLAAAQSYLICSDGLSKEVPHDAIADVLATAPDPAEAARRLVEAALEHGGRDNVTALIVESVAADVLDDDPEATRDRVDTSVDEDTTTRVRGRDASLPA, encoded by the coding sequence GTGCGCGAGCTCACGCCGGGTGACGACGGCACCGCGATGGCGGGCACGACCGTCTCGGGCGTGGCGCTGGTCGACGCGGGTGAGGGCTCCGGCGTCAACTGGATGGCGTTCAACGTCGGCGATTCGCGGGTCTACAGCTGGAACGGGCGCACGCTCGAGCAGGTCACGGTCGACCACTCCGCCGTGCAGGAGCTGGTCGACTCCGGGCTGATCCTCCCCGACGAGGCCGAGGTGCACCCCGACCGCAACGTGATCACGCGCGCGATCGGCGCACACGACACGGTCGAGATCGACGCGTGGCTCATTCCGCTCGCGGCCGCCCAGTCGTACCTGATCTGCAGCGACGGCCTCAGCAAGGAGGTGCCGCACGACGCCATCGCCGATGTGCTCGCGACGGCGCCCGATCCGGCCGAGGCGGCGCGCCGCCTGGTCGAGGCGGCGCTCGAGCACGGCGGTCGCGACAACGTCACCGCCCTGATCGTCGAGTCGGTCGCGGCCGACGTCCTGGACGACGACCCCGAGGCCACTCGCGACCGGGTCGACACCTCGGTCGACGAGGACACCACCACGCGCGTGAGGGGGCGGGATGCATCGCTACCTGCCTGA
- a CDS encoding MBL fold metallo-hydrolase, whose product MRLTKLEHAALVIEDSGDVLFVDPGNFTTPITDANGAVAVVLTHEHPDHWTPEQLRRIVSAEPDVRIFGPAGVAAAASDFDVEVVAPGDEVEVGPFRLRFFGGTHAVIHESIPVIDNVGVLVNDALYYGGDSFTVPEGVEVDVQAVPAGAPWLKIGEVMDFVMAVGAAHTFPTHEMGLSRAGKELSNGRIAWATEQGGGTFHALEPGDTLDF is encoded by the coding sequence ATGCGACTGACGAAGCTGGAACACGCCGCGCTCGTGATCGAGGACTCCGGGGACGTGCTCTTCGTCGACCCGGGCAACTTCACGACGCCCATCACCGACGCGAACGGTGCGGTCGCGGTCGTGCTCACCCACGAGCATCCGGATCACTGGACGCCCGAGCAGCTGCGTCGCATCGTCTCGGCCGAGCCCGACGTGCGCATCTTCGGGCCGGCCGGCGTCGCGGCGGCGGCATCCGACTTCGACGTCGAGGTCGTCGCGCCGGGCGATGAGGTCGAGGTCGGACCGTTCCGGCTGCGGTTCTTCGGCGGCACGCACGCGGTGATCCACGAGTCGATCCCCGTGATCGACAACGTCGGCGTGCTCGTGAACGACGCCCTCTACTACGGCGGCGACTCGTTCACGGTGCCCGAGGGCGTCGAGGTCGACGTGCAGGCCGTGCCGGCGGGAGCGCCGTGGCTGAAGATCGGCGAGGTGATGGACTTCGTCATGGCCGTCGGCGCCGCGCACACGTTCCCGACCCACGAGATGGGCCTCTCCCGCGCCGGCAAGGAGCTCTCGAACGGCCGCATCGCCTGGGCGACCGAGCAGGGCGGCGGCACCTTCCACGCGCTGGAGCCGGGCGACACGCTCGACTTCTGA
- a CDS encoding ABC transporter permease → MLAIAFAAAAMIPVAYVLQAAVAMGWDELATLVFRPRVADLLANTVLLLVIGVPCTVALGVAGAWLVERTTLPARRPVTVLLVVPLTIPAFVASYGWASAVPSIHGLGGGLLVAVLAYYPLVYLPVLASLRGLDPALEESARSLGMNGWRVFVRVVLPQLRLAILGGGLVVALHLLAEYGAFAFLRFETFTTAIVVAYQTSFAGPNAAALGVVLATLCLVLLVVEASARGRLRYARVGSGSQLPAPRLELGRATPLVMAGLVVLVGAAVVVPLANIVRWAAAGTAADWTPLTSAAWQTVGLATGGALAALAVAIPVGWLSVRYGGRLSRTIEGALYVASSLPAIIVALALVTFTLWAIPAAYQSVATVIAAYVLIFLPRALVSVRAGIAQVPESLEESARSLGVSPVRARLRVTAPLLLPALGSGAALVALGAANELTATLLLAPTGTRTLATGFWSAASAIDYVAAAPYAVVLVALSIPAVALMLAQVRARRSR, encoded by the coding sequence GTGCTCGCGATCGCCTTCGCCGCGGCCGCGATGATCCCGGTCGCGTACGTCCTCCAGGCCGCCGTCGCCATGGGCTGGGACGAGCTCGCGACCCTCGTGTTCCGCCCACGGGTGGCGGACCTGCTGGCGAACACCGTCCTGCTGCTGGTCATCGGCGTTCCCTGTACGGTCGCACTCGGCGTCGCGGGCGCGTGGCTGGTCGAGCGGACCACCCTCCCGGCACGACGCCCCGTCACCGTCCTGCTCGTCGTGCCGCTGACCATCCCCGCGTTCGTCGCGAGCTACGGCTGGGCGAGCGCCGTGCCGTCCATCCACGGACTGGGCGGCGGCCTCCTCGTCGCCGTGCTCGCCTACTACCCGCTCGTCTACCTGCCGGTGCTGGCGAGCCTGCGGGGGCTCGACCCCGCCCTGGAGGAGTCGGCCAGGTCGCTCGGCATGAACGGCTGGCGCGTCTTCGTGCGCGTCGTACTGCCCCAGCTGCGCCTCGCGATCCTGGGCGGGGGCCTCGTGGTCGCCCTGCACCTGCTCGCCGAGTACGGCGCGTTCGCGTTCCTGCGGTTCGAGACGTTCACGACCGCGATCGTCGTGGCCTACCAGACGAGCTTCGCCGGGCCCAACGCCGCCGCCCTCGGGGTGGTCCTGGCGACCCTGTGCCTGGTGCTGCTCGTCGTCGAGGCATCGGCCCGCGGCCGGCTGCGCTACGCGCGCGTGGGGAGCGGCAGCCAGCTGCCGGCGCCGCGGCTCGAGCTCGGGCGCGCCACGCCTTTGGTCATGGCCGGGCTCGTCGTGCTCGTCGGCGCTGCGGTCGTGGTGCCGCTCGCGAACATCGTGCGGTGGGCTGCAGCGGGCACCGCGGCGGACTGGACGCCGCTCACGTCGGCGGCGTGGCAGACGGTCGGGCTCGCGACGGGCGGCGCGCTCGCCGCGCTCGCGGTCGCAATCCCGGTCGGGTGGCTGTCGGTGCGCTACGGCGGGCGGCTGTCGCGCACGATCGAGGGTGCGCTCTACGTCGCGAGCAGCCTGCCGGCGATCATCGTGGCCCTCGCGCTCGTGACCTTCACGCTCTGGGCGATCCCGGCGGCGTACCAGTCGGTTGCCACGGTGATCGCGGCGTACGTCCTCATCTTCCTGCCACGCGCGCTCGTGTCGGTGCGAGCGGGCATCGCGCAGGTGCCCGAGTCTCTCGAGGAATCGGCGAGGTCGCTCGGCGTCTCGCCGGTGCGCGCAAGGCTGCGGGTGACGGCGCCGCTGCTGCTGCCCGCGCTCGGGTCCGGTGCGGCGCTCGTCGCGCTCGGCGCCGCGAACGAGCTCACGGCGACGCTCCTGCTCGCCCCGACCGGCACCCGCACCCTCGCGACGGGGTTCTGGTCGGCCGCGTCGGCGATCGACTACGTCGCGGCGGCACCGTACGCGGTCGTGCTGGTCGCACTGTCGATCCCCGCGGTGGCGCTCATGCTCGCCCAGGTGCGGGCGCGGAGGTCGCGATGA
- a CDS encoding Ig-like domain-containing protein gives MTITSWLRARRSTATTVILSVLASGTIGAAVLHRGFPVADVDLTAREVWVTNGEQLLAGRLNRQIEELDGAVNAASNAFDVLQDGDDVFLHDESVGSVERVDPAFTTLGQRVDVPPGSQVAFGGHTLAVLSPAGELWVTDAAGELVLSTIDAEPVAMLGEGSRLVVSREGTTFATSPEQRVLARVAQGDAVASVTQLPAIGDHELSTVGDEPVVLDRDANALVVDGEARPLDEVALRLQQPGDADDDVLLATGTGLVEVPLDGGDATNVDAGLDVPATTPSEASAPVRLDGCAHGAWAIAQAYLFACDDGAERYRIDQPTAGAELEFRRNRNVIALNNLSNGDTWLVDSDMRLVDNWEEVTPPVEYDDEEGDEKSSTQSFEDTLAERTDVNRPPTARDDELGVRPGRATILEVLENDTDPDGDVLTIAGTSEIPESAGRLEFIDGSRALQFTPAPGASGTLSFRYTVDDGRLGVAEAQVDVTVRPPGRTCRPCRTARRP, from the coding sequence ATGACGATCACCTCCTGGCTCCGTGCGCGTCGCAGCACGGCCACCACGGTGATCCTCTCCGTGCTCGCCAGCGGCACGATCGGCGCGGCCGTGCTGCATCGCGGGTTCCCCGTCGCCGATGTCGACCTGACAGCCCGCGAGGTCTGGGTCACGAACGGCGAGCAGCTCCTCGCGGGTCGCCTGAACCGCCAGATCGAGGAGCTCGACGGCGCCGTGAACGCGGCCTCGAACGCCTTCGACGTGCTGCAGGACGGCGACGACGTCTTCCTCCACGACGAGTCGGTGGGCTCGGTGGAGCGCGTCGATCCCGCGTTCACGACGCTCGGCCAGCGCGTGGACGTGCCGCCCGGTTCGCAGGTCGCGTTCGGCGGCCACACCCTGGCGGTGCTGTCGCCCGCGGGCGAGCTCTGGGTCACGGATGCCGCCGGCGAACTCGTCCTCTCGACGATCGACGCCGAGCCCGTGGCGATGCTCGGCGAGGGGTCCCGGCTGGTCGTCTCCCGTGAGGGCACGACCTTCGCGACCTCGCCCGAGCAGCGCGTGCTCGCGCGCGTCGCGCAGGGCGACGCCGTCGCGTCGGTGACGCAACTGCCCGCGATCGGCGACCACGAGCTCTCGACGGTCGGCGACGAACCGGTCGTGCTCGACCGCGACGCGAACGCGCTCGTGGTCGACGGCGAGGCGCGCCCGCTCGACGAGGTCGCGCTGCGCCTCCAGCAGCCCGGCGACGCCGACGACGACGTGCTGCTCGCGACCGGCACGGGCCTCGTCGAAGTGCCGCTCGACGGCGGGGACGCGACGAACGTCGACGCGGGACTCGACGTGCCGGCGACGACGCCCTCCGAGGCATCCGCCCCCGTTCGCCTCGACGGGTGCGCCCACGGGGCGTGGGCGATCGCCCAGGCCTACCTGTTCGCCTGCGACGACGGCGCGGAGCGATACCGCATCGACCAGCCGACCGCGGGTGCCGAACTGGAGTTCCGCCGCAACCGCAACGTGATCGCGCTGAACAACCTCTCCAACGGCGACACCTGGCTGGTCGACTCCGACATGCGCCTGGTCGACAACTGGGAGGAGGTCACGCCGCCCGTCGAGTACGACGACGAGGAGGGCGACGAGAAGAGCTCGACCCAGTCGTTCGAGGACACGCTCGCCGAGCGCACCGACGTGAACCGCCCGCCGACCGCGCGCGACGACGAGCTGGGCGTGCGGCCCGGCCGCGCCACGATCCTCGAGGTGCTCGAGAACGACACCGACCCAGACGGCGACGTGCTGACGATCGCGGGCACGAGCGAGATCCCCGAATCGGCCGGGCGGCTCGAGTTCATCGACGGGTCGCGCGCGCTGCAGTTCACGCCGGCGCCCGGGGCATCCGGCACCCTCTCGTTCCGGTACACCGTCGACGACGGGCGCCTCGGCGTCGCGGAGGCGCAGGTCGACGTGACCGTGCGCCCGCCGGGGAGAACCTGCCGCCCGTGCCGCACCGCGAGGCGGCCGTGA
- a CDS encoding diacylglycerol/lipid kinase family protein: MTPARGRIVVATNPNASFGRNRAVGPRTAERLEAAGYDVAMLREPNFELLRRETEAAVRAGTDALVVVGGDGMVSLGVNLVAETEVPLGVVGAGTGNDLARALGLPYDDPDAAIDALLDAIGRPPRTIDAATVRHGDLTTWYACVLSAGFDAIVNDRANRMTRPRGPSRYTLALARELATFTPREYVLTIDGEVRTQRAMLVSVANTPSLGGGMRIAPAAEVDDGLLDVFIVHPIGRVGLVRVFPRVYSGTHVDHPAVELLRARSVRIEAADVVTYADGERLGPLPVEVTARPGALRVFT; this comes from the coding sequence ATGACACCGGCGCGCGGGCGAATCGTGGTGGCGACGAACCCGAACGCCTCCTTCGGCCGCAACCGCGCCGTCGGCCCGCGCACGGCGGAACGCCTCGAGGCGGCCGGATACGACGTCGCCATGCTCCGCGAGCCGAACTTCGAGCTGCTGCGACGCGAGACCGAGGCGGCGGTGCGCGCGGGCACCGACGCGCTGGTCGTCGTCGGTGGCGACGGCATGGTCTCGCTCGGCGTGAACCTCGTCGCCGAGACCGAGGTGCCGCTCGGCGTCGTGGGCGCAGGCACCGGCAACGACCTCGCACGCGCGCTCGGCCTGCCCTACGACGACCCGGATGCCGCGATCGACGCACTCCTCGACGCGATCGGTCGACCCCCGCGCACCATCGACGCGGCGACCGTGCGCCACGGCGACCTGACCACCTGGTACGCGTGCGTGCTCTCGGCCGGCTTCGACGCCATCGTGAACGACCGCGCCAACCGCATGACCCGGCCACGCGGGCCGAGCCGTTACACCCTCGCCCTCGCCCGCGAACTGGCGACGTTCACGCCCCGCGAGTACGTGCTGACCATCGACGGGGAGGTCCGCACGCAGCGCGCGATGCTCGTCTCGGTGGCGAACACCCCGTCGCTCGGCGGGGGCATGCGCATCGCGCCCGCGGCCGAGGTGGACGACGGGCTGCTCGACGTCTTCATCGTGCACCCGATCGGCCGCGTCGGGCTCGTGCGCGTGTTCCCGCGCGTGTACTCGGGCACCCACGTCGACCACCCGGCGGTCGAGCTGCTCCGGGCCCGCTCGGTGCGCATCGAGGCGGCCGACGTGGTCACCTACGCCGACGGCGAGCGCCTCGGTCCGCTGCCCGTCGAAGTGACCGCGAGACCCGGTGCGCTGCGGGTGTTCACGTGA
- a CDS encoding transglycosylase domain-containing protein translates to MFENLPGYLEIGELSEKSDIYATRDDGSHVLLASFYDQNRVEVGWEQINQYVKDAAVAGEDPRFYEHGGIDLQGTIRAAATTATGRDTQGGSSIAQQYVKNIRVQVCEGEATTTEERDACYGAVTETTIDRKLKEMRLAIGVEKRYTKSEILLGYLNIAGFGGRVYGIEAAANYYYGTTAAKLTLAQAASLVAIVNNPGKFRLDQPDSFTNGKDNGYAENFGRRNYILNSMLTEGKITQAEYDAAIEEPVAPDIHEPSTGCQTAKGSAYFCDYVTHILRNDPTFGEDAETRLQNFRRGGYDVYTTLDLDLQRAANEAIAAHVPATFPGWDVGGVISSVEVGTGRVLAMAQNRTYSQDPAVLKKGPQYTSINYNTDFDYGGSRGFQPGSSYKIFTLAEWLSTGHGLAQRVDSRVKSNWGIFQDHCNGAVSAGNWNPKNDAGESGANYSALESTIGSINSGFIGMAKELDLCDIRLRAESFGVHRADGDPLAQGPSSVIGTNEVAPLSMAVAFAGVANDGVTCTPIAIERIVGRDGEEIEPPKAECTRSVSPEVAAAMHTAMSAVMSGGTGVASRAATVPAVPLIGKTGTTDGAKDTWMVGASSKVATAAAVVSVNGDANQRGLYFATGRAAEARHRMWPMVMSVAAAKYGGDAFTMAGLGPVTGPGSSPDGSIVPDYDGGGGSDDDEGDEGDGGDDGDDAQPTGGATGGVGPGNGNGRGGGGRGGGGGG, encoded by the coding sequence ATGTTCGAGAACCTGCCCGGCTACCTCGAGATCGGCGAGCTCTCGGAGAAGAGCGACATCTACGCCACCCGCGACGACGGCTCGCACGTGCTGCTCGCGTCGTTCTACGACCAGAATCGCGTCGAGGTCGGCTGGGAGCAGATCAACCAGTACGTGAAGGATGCCGCGGTGGCCGGCGAGGACCCGCGGTTCTACGAGCACGGCGGCATCGACCTGCAGGGCACGATCCGCGCGGCCGCCACGACCGCGACCGGCCGTGACACCCAGGGCGGTTCGTCGATCGCGCAGCAGTACGTCAAGAACATCCGCGTGCAGGTGTGCGAGGGCGAGGCGACCACCACCGAGGAGCGCGACGCGTGCTACGGGGCGGTCACCGAGACCACCATCGACCGCAAGCTCAAGGAGATGCGGCTCGCGATCGGCGTCGAGAAGCGGTACACGAAGAGCGAGATCCTCCTCGGGTACCTGAACATCGCCGGGTTCGGCGGTCGGGTCTACGGCATCGAGGCGGCGGCGAACTACTACTACGGCACGACCGCCGCGAAGCTGACGCTGGCGCAGGCGGCATCCCTCGTCGCCATCGTCAACAACCCGGGCAAGTTCCGGCTCGACCAGCCCGACAGCTTCACCAACGGCAAGGACAACGGGTACGCCGAGAACTTCGGGCGACGCAACTACATCCTGAACAGCATGCTCACCGAGGGCAAGATCACGCAGGCCGAGTACGACGCCGCGATCGAGGAGCCGGTCGCGCCCGACATCCACGAGCCGAGCACCGGCTGCCAGACCGCCAAGGGCAGCGCGTACTTCTGCGACTACGTCACCCACATCCTGCGCAACGACCCGACCTTCGGCGAGGACGCCGAGACCCGGCTGCAGAACTTCCGCCGGGGCGGCTACGACGTCTACACGACCCTGGACCTCGACCTCCAGCGCGCCGCGAATGAGGCCATCGCCGCGCACGTGCCCGCGACGTTCCCCGGGTGGGACGTCGGCGGCGTCATCTCGTCGGTCGAGGTCGGCACCGGGCGGGTGCTCGCCATGGCGCAGAACCGCACCTACAGCCAGGACCCGGCGGTGCTCAAGAAGGGCCCGCAGTACACGAGCATCAACTACAACACCGACTTCGATTACGGCGGCTCGCGCGGGTTCCAGCCCGGATCGTCGTACAAGATCTTCACGCTCGCCGAGTGGCTGAGCACCGGCCACGGGCTCGCCCAGCGCGTCGACAGCCGGGTGAAGAGCAACTGGGGCATCTTCCAGGACCACTGCAACGGCGCGGTGTCCGCGGGCAACTGGAACCCCAAGAACGACGCGGGGGAGTCGGGAGCGAACTACTCCGCGCTCGAGTCGACCATCGGGTCGATCAACTCGGGATTCATCGGCATGGCCAAGGAGCTCGACCTCTGCGACATCCGGCTGCGCGCCGAGTCGTTCGGCGTGCACCGCGCCGACGGCGACCCCCTCGCGCAGGGACCGTCGTCCGTGATCGGCACCAACGAGGTCGCGCCGCTCAGCATGGCCGTCGCGTTCGCCGGCGTCGCGAACGACGGCGTGACGTGCACCCCGATCGCGATCGAGCGCATCGTTGGTCGTGACGGCGAGGAGATCGAGCCGCCGAAGGCGGAGTGCACGCGGTCGGTGTCGCCGGAGGTCGCCGCCGCGATGCACACCGCGATGAGCGCGGTGATGTCCGGCGGCACGGGCGTCGCCTCGCGCGCCGCGACCGTGCCGGCGGTGCCGCTCATCGGCAAGACGGGAACGACCGACGGCGCGAAGGACACCTGGATGGTGGGCGCGAGCTCGAAGGTCGCGACGGCCGCCGCGGTCGTGAGCGTCAACGGCGACGCCAACCAGCGCGGACTCTACTTCGCCACCGGGCGCGCGGCCGAGGCGCGTCATCGCATGTGGCCCATGGTGATGTCGGTCGCCGCGGCGAAGTACGGCGGCGACGCGTTCACGATGGCCGGCCTCGGGCCGGTGACCGGCCCGGGCTCGTCGCCCGACGGCAGCATCGTGCCCGACTACGACGGGGGTGGCGGCTCCGACGACGACGAGGGCGACGAGGGCGACGGCGGCGACGACGGCGACGACGCGCAGCCGACGGGCGGCGCGACCGGCGGCGTCGGGCCCGGCAACGGCAACGGCCGGGGCGGCGGAGGCCGCGGCGGCGGCGGGGGCGGCTGA
- a CDS encoding FHA domain-containing protein, which translates to MIARGVRAVVDGPDGEVACDGTGVSTWAEAVVPRGTRVRAAFAGTRDAAGEAGLPVVAGVVPAAAIEWAAPGVPDAADTDAAEPDVAPADVSAVDAPAASEQTAIPERTAIPERTAVPERTAVPEPDPESEHGEPADDDVDAATAMRPSGARAAAPDPSAPAEHAPRPFPAPAAIGLPSAVVPSAVVPSAPPAPAPDERSAPAAGTIEVPSFVSGDRPPRPSSAPQPEDAPDTDHDGLTVLGDDLRAARRAAGDRAPGEAAAPAPDAPRGPAFALRLADGTTEEIDVDLLVGRAPAVDRFPGPREPRPVQVGRGDPDISRSHFRVAVEGGTVVVTDLDSRNGTVVTLPGRAPQRLRGGDPTPVIPGTLIDLGGGHELTLVERP; encoded by the coding sequence GTGATCGCACGCGGCGTGCGCGCGGTGGTCGACGGGCCCGACGGCGAGGTCGCCTGCGACGGCACGGGCGTGTCGACCTGGGCGGAGGCCGTGGTGCCGCGGGGTACTCGCGTGCGCGCTGCGTTCGCCGGCACGCGGGACGCAGCTGGCGAGGCGGGACTCCCGGTCGTGGCAGGGGTCGTGCCCGCCGCGGCGATCGAGTGGGCTGCGCCGGGGGTTCCGGATGCCGCGGACACGGATGCCGCTGAGCCCGACGTCGCGCCCGCCGACGTCTCGGCGGTGGACGCCCCGGCCGCGTCCGAGCAGACGGCCATCCCGGAGCGCACGGCGATCCCCGAGCGCACGGCAGTCCCTGAGCGCACGGCGGTCCCCGAGCCGGATCCCGAGTCCGAGCACGGCGAGCCTGCAGACGACGACGTCGACGCCGCGACCGCGATGCGCCCGAGCGGGGCACGTGCCGCCGCCCCGGACCCCTCGGCGCCGGCGGAGCACGCCCCTCGCCCGTTCCCCGCCCCCGCCGCGATCGGCCTGCCGTCCGCGGTGGTGCCGTCAGCGGTCGTCCCGTCCGCGCCGCCGGCTCCGGCGCCCGACGAGCGCTCGGCGCCCGCCGCGGGCACCATCGAGGTGCCCTCGTTCGTCAGCGGCGATCGGCCCCCTCGGCCGTCCTCCGCGCCGCAACCGGAGGACGCCCCCGACACCGACCACGACGGCCTCACCGTGCTCGGCGACGACCTCCGGGCCGCGCGCCGCGCCGCGGGAGACCGCGCGCCGGGCGAGGCGGCGGCTCCCGCACCCGACGCGCCGCGCGGGCCCGCGTTCGCGCTCCGCCTGGCCGACGGCACCACCGAGGAGATCGACGTCGACCTGCTGGTCGGTCGCGCCCCCGCGGTCGATCGCTTCCCCGGACCGCGCGAGCCCCGACCGGTGCAGGTCGGCCGCGGCGACCCCGACATCTCGCGCAGCCACTTCCGCGTCGCGGTCGAGGGCGGCACCGTCGTCGTCACCGACCTCGACTCGCGCAACGGCACCGTCGTCACGCTGCCCGGTCGTGCGCCGCAGCGACTCCGTGGCGGCGACCCCACGCCCGTGATCCCCGGCACGCTGATCGACCTCGGCGGCGGCCACGAGCTGACCCTGGTGGAGCGGCCGTGA